DNA sequence from the Planctomycetaceae bacterium genome:
CTCTTCGGTGGCAGCGATGGACGCGTCGCGGTCGGTTGACCAAAGCAGACCGGCGCTGCTGGAAAGTGCCAGAGCAAGGCTTTCGCGGAAGTACGCGACGTCCGGATGCCCGGCAATGACTTCGCGGTGGATTTCGACGTATCGCTGAGTGTCCCGCTCAGCTTCATCGCGTCGTTTCAGTCCGACCAGCTTTCCGGACCAGTTTGTCAGCGCGTTGGCAAGACCGATGCGGTCATGCGGCGCCGCGCTTCCGATTTCCAGAATGCGGGTGCCATAGTTCACACTGGCGCGGCAGCATTCCTCAGCTTCCTCCGGTCTCAACAGTTGCTGCAGCGTGGCTCCGCGCTGCAGCGACGCATCGCGCAGCGCCCGCAGATAGTCGACGCTGGCGGGTTGCTGCTCGTGAAGCTGACTGAAGACTCCGATTGCCTGGCGGTACGTCGTATCGGCTTCATCAAACTCACCGTGCTCCAGCAGTGTCCATGCCAGGACATGCAGCGTTCGCGCCGTGTCGAACAGGACTTTCGGATCGTCGGACTTCTCTTCCAGCAGTTCCTGACGAAACGCGGCCGCCTTTTCCAGAGCCTCGCGTCCTCGCGCTTCCAGGCTCGACTGACGGACAAGTTCGGTCCCCAGAATGATCAGTTCCTGAATCGGCTTTTGAGCTTTTTCAAAGCGGCTTTCCGCAGCGGACAGGTAGCCTTCCGCCAGCCGTTGCTGACTGGTGGCTTCGGCGGCGCTGGCCTCAGCCCGTTCCGTCGCTTCCCGCGCACGATCGCGTTCCGCCTGGAACTTGAATGCGTTGAGCTGCGCCTGTTCCTTTTGCGCGACCGCTTCGCGCCACTGCCACCAGATTCCGGCAAACCCGATTACCGAAACGGCAACCACGGCTGTCGCCAGCGACGCCGGCAGAGGATGTCGTCGGCACCATCGCTGAACCCTTTCCATGGAACTGACGGGCCTTGCCATGATCGACTCCCCCCGGCGGAACCGACCGATTTCGTCGGCCAGCAACTGCGCCGACTGGTACCTGCGAGCCGTATCCTTCTGC
Encoded proteins:
- a CDS encoding serine/threonine-protein kinase — translated: MPHITPSDLSAGQLQIINDKCDAFENEFLAGRAPRAEDYLGGIDEPLRGVLITELIQLELHYRSDCTVRELAERFPELRHRAFDCVPGAGDLYEFPSIPGYFIIEELGRGGMGIVYLAADLTLHRRVALKMLNQTTRSGEEYRRRFLVEARAAAQLQHPNLVRIFDSGEFDGHPFLVFEYVEGGTLASRIKNAPPDFAEAADIVEALALALQYAHDRHIIHRDLKPSNVLMGEDGIPRISDFGLAKRLDDDSDRTASGHVFGTPSYMAPEQAGGLSQAASPAVDIYSLGAILYELLTGRPPFKAATVMETLDQVRTMEPVAPGKIRPAVPRDLETICLLCLQKDTARRYQSAQLLADEIGRFRRGESIMARPVSSMERVQRWCRRHPLPASLATAVVAVSVIGFAGIWWQWREAVAQKEQAQLNAFKFQAERDRAREATERAEASAAEATSQQRLAEGYLSAAESRFEKAQKPIQELIILGTELVRQSSLEARGREALEKAAAFRQELLEEKSDDPKVLFDTARTLHVLAWTLLEHGEFDEADTTYRQAIGVFSQLHEQQPASVDYLRALRDASLQRGATLQQLLRPEEAEECCRASVNYGTRILEIGSAAPHDRIGLANALTNWSGKLVGLKRRDEAERDTQRYVEIHREVIAGHPDVAYFRESLALALSSSAGLLWSTDRDASIAATEE